A part of Olleya sp. Bg11-27 genomic DNA contains:
- a CDS encoding sensor histidine kinase, which translates to MDETKYIIILIIFNLIFIAFIGAIIIFIREYRIKKKAHQKELEFVDICHKQELLETQVEIQMQTMQHIGREIHDNIGQKLTLASLYTQQLAFENKAPQVNKSIKNIGDIINESLSELRLLSKSLTDNSIELHSISELIENECKKINALKKCVVHFSKDSKTKIESYQIKSIIFRITQEFLQNSIKHANCKNIFVLLKDIDNTLVLTLKDDGKGFNVNTLDAGGIGLKNMKKRTELIGGLFKLESLDQKGTTLTIELPLT; encoded by the coding sequence ATGGACGAAACCAAATACATAATTATCCTAATCATTTTCAATTTAATTTTTATTGCCTTTATAGGAGCAATAATTATCTTCATAAGAGAATACCGAATAAAAAAGAAAGCACACCAAAAGGAGCTAGAATTTGTTGATATATGTCATAAACAAGAACTTCTAGAAACGCAAGTAGAAATACAAATGCAAACCATGCAGCATATTGGTCGAGAGATACACGACAATATTGGTCAAAAACTAACCCTAGCGAGTTTATACACGCAACAATTGGCTTTCGAGAACAAAGCGCCGCAGGTTAACAAAAGTATTAAAAACATAGGGGACATTATAAACGAATCGCTTTCAGAACTAAGATTGCTTTCCAAATCGTTAACCGATAATTCTATTGAACTTCATTCCATTTCTGAATTAATAGAAAATGAATGCAAAAAAATTAATGCATTAAAAAAATGTGTTGTTCACTTCTCAAAGGATTCAAAAACTAAAATTGAATCCTATCAAATTAAAAGTATTATATTTAGAATAACACAGGAGTTTTTACAAAACAGCATTAAACATGCCAACTGTAAAAACATCTTTGTTTTATTAAAAGACATTGACAATACATTGGTTTTAACTCTAAAAGACGACGGGAAAGGTTTTAATGTTAACACATTGGATGCTGGCGGTATTGGTTTAAAAAATATGAAAAAGAGAACCGAATTAATAGGTGGTCTCTTTAAATTAGAGAGCCTGGATCAAAAAGGAACAACACTAACTATAGAACTCCCTCT